Below is a window of Deinococcus apachensis DSM 19763 DNA.
GGCCCACCCTGGAAGCTTCCCGTCACGCGCGGCGGCTCGAAGCCCGCGCAGCGCAGCAGCCACTCCATTTCAAAGCGGGTGTAGTACCGCTGGGTGAGGGTATAGTGCCGCCGCCGCAGCGTGCCGTCCGGCGCCGTGGTGTCGGCGTAATACTCGGTCGTCACGTGCTGCCGGACCCGGTCGTGCCGCTGTACCAGAAAGACGTCGGTGCGAGAGCCGTCCGGGGCGTGGAAGGTCTCGCCCTCGTGCCGCAGCGTGTTCATCTCGCCGTATCGGGGCACGTACAGGTCGAACATGAACTGCCCGCCCGGCTCTAGGTGTGCCCGGAGGTTCTCCAGAGCGGCCAGTTGCTCGCCCGGCGTGTACAGGTGCATCAGCGAGTTGAAGGGGGCGATGATCAGGGGGAAGCGCTCCTCCAGCCGGAAGGTGCCCGCCTCCCCCTGCACGAACTCCAGCGTCAGGCCACTCTCCCGCGCCCGTGCCCGCCCCCGCTCGATCATCCGCGCGCTTGGCTCCAGCCCCACCACCCGCACGCCCCGGCGCGCCAGGAAGGCCGTCACGCGGCCCGTCCCCGCCCCCACCTCCAGCACCGGCCCACCGGCCCGCTCGGCCACGCCCGCGTAGAAGTGCAGGTCGTCGCGGTAGATGTCGTACTGGTGGTCGTAGAGGTCGGCGAAGTCGTCGTAGTTCACGGGGAAGAGGGTACGGGGAAAGTGGGAACCCCGTGCAAGCGGGCTGCACGTTGGCGCAGGGCGAGTCAGACGGGCAAGGTCTTGACCTGCAACCCTTTTCGGGGTCGGTCCTGCCGCAACCACTCCAGCACGTCTCCCGCCCACTCCTCGGGACTGCTGGAGGAGGGGTCGATCACGAGATCCCCCTCCCCGTGGGCATACACCTTGTCGTAGGCCCAGCGGGCCAGACCCCGCGGCCTTCCGGCCCGGGTGGCTTCCCGCTCGGCCTCCCAGGCTTCGCAGGCCTCCAGGGGCGGTTTGAGCGTGATCAGGAGAGGGTGAAAGGGCTGCCACAACCGCGCCGCCTCCTCGACCCAGGAGCGTTCCAGGAACAGCACGTCCACGAGCACATTGTTGCCGGAGGTCAACAACCCCGCGACCGCGTGGTGCAGCCCGGACACCACCTGCTGGCCCACCGGACCCAGCCCAAGCCCGGTCACGGGTGGAGCGGCGCCGTCCGCCGTCTCGTACCACGCTCCCTCCTTCTCCTGCGTCTGAAAAGGAAAGTAACGGAGCGGCATGGTCATCCACAGCAGGTCGTAGCCCAGCAGCAGGTACGGCTCTTCCAGCCAGCTTTGCAGGGTGCGGCAGAAGGTGCTCTTGCCCGCGCTGGACGTTCCATTCACGACGATCAATCGTCCCGGGCTCACAAGGGCACCACCACGGACTTGCCTGCACTCTGCGCCATACATGATGGTATCGTGCTGGCCGCCTGCCCAGAAACCTTGAAGGCTGGGGCGGAACCTGGGGATGGGCCTGCGGTTTCGCGCCGTGTGAATCAGTGACTTCCCCGGCCCTTCCCCGCCCCGTACCGCTCCACGAACGCCCCCCGCCCCATCACGCTTAACCTGGGCTCGGGTGCCTGAGAAGCGCTGCCGTAAGCCCGGCGCAGCACGCTCGCCCACAGGCGCAGGCGTTGAGTCGTTGCAGGAGAGAGGTTCTGCGTCTCGAAGCCCAGCGTGGCGAGGAGGGGGGACAGGGCGCTCAGGCAGAAGACGACCCGCGCATCCCGCAACTCGGGTCGCGTCTGGAGGTCCCGCGCCACGTCCCGCAGGTCCTCCCGGGCGAGGCGCAGGCTGCGGCGCAGGCCCAGGTCCACCAGCAGCGGATTGTTGACGTGGAACTCGGCGGAGGGGGTGCCCTTGCGGATGGGGGTGCCGTCGGCCAGCGTCACGCCCTCCAGGGGGAACCGCACCGGCCCCACCCGGAAGAGGTTGTCCGCGTGCCCCCCGGCGGGCCGGGTGTTGCCCAGCCGGTCGAACACCTGGTCGAGACTCCCCATCAGGCGCCTTGGCAGGTCCCTGAGGGTCAGCGGCCGTGCGCCGTCCAACTCCCCCAGCGGCACGAGCGCGTGGCCCCGGCCCCGCAGGTCCTCAAGCAGGCCGGGCAGCATCGGCACCGTGATTCGGGCCCCCGGCCCCGCGTCGTGCAGCACCACGACAGCACCGGGGTGGGCGAGCGCGTTCACCCTCTGCCGCACCGATTCGGGGGTGGAGGCCGGGTGCCAGTCGCGCCCCTCGATGTCCCAGTGCGCGCCCGTCACCCCTGCCGCGCGCTGGCCGAGCAGCGTGGCGAGGGTATAGGCGCCATGTGGGGGCCGGTGCAGGCGGGTGGGTCGTCCGGTCACCGCCGAAATACGCCGCGCCGCTCTCAAGGGGTCGAAGAAGGTCCCCCACGGAGTCCGTATCCAGGCGTGGAGGTGGCGGTCCGCATGCGCCTCCACCTCATGTCCTTCCGCGAGCATCCGCCCGATCAGGTCGGGGTGCGCCTCCGCCCGGTGTGCAAGGACGAAGAAGGTGGCGCGGCCCCCGACCTCCCGCAAGGCGTCCAGCACGGCCGGAGTGGTCTCCGGGTCCGGCCCGTCGTCGAAGGTGAGGGCGAGGGCCTTCCGGGTCTGACGTCCCTCCCGGATCACTCCCAGGCCCAACCGCTGTGCGAGCAGGTAGGGGAGGCCAACGTAGCCCAGCAGCGCCAGGGCGACCCAGCCCCGCCGCCTCATTCCCGCCCCAGCCTCTGGAGCAGGGCAGCCACCACCCGGTCGGCCGCGTCGGGCATCCCAAGGCGCCGGGCGGCACAACCCATTCGCGCCCGCTCGTCCGGGTCCAGGGCACGCAGCACGGCACCGCGCACGTCCCGCCGCTCCCGCGCCCACATGGCCGCCCCGTGGCGCACCAGCAGGTCAGCGTTGTACTCCTCCTGCCCCGGAATGGGCTCGTGAACCACCAGCGGAATGCCCAGCGTGGTCGCCTCGGCCACCGTCAGCCCGCCCGCCTTGCCCACCACGAGGTCGGAGGCAGCGAGCAGTTCGGGAAAGTCGGTGGTAAAGCCCAGGTGATGGATCGTCGCGCCGCCCACCCGCTCGACCCCGTGCCCGTCCGCCCCGGCCAGCACGAGGACCTGCACGCGCTGGCCCAGGTTCGACAGCTCCGCCAGCACCGTCCCCAGTCCCCGGAACGTGCCCGTCCCCCCACCCGAGATCAGGATCAGCGGCACGTCGGGGTCCAGGCCATGCTGCAGGCGCAGTGCCCGGCGGTCCGCCCCCATTAACCTGCGAAAGGCGGGCGCGATGGGAATGCCGGTCACGACCACCCTGTCCGGCTCCAGGCCGCGCTCCAGCATCTGCTCCGCCGTCTCCGGCGAGGCGACCATCACCAGATCGGCCTCGTGGCGGATCCAGTGGCGGTGGACCCGGTAGTCGGTGACGATCAGGGCGTTGAGAAACGGCTGCCCGGTGCGTCGGCGAACCGTGCCCGCCAGCGCGGTCGGCGCCCAGTAGCTGCTGACGACCACGTCTGGCTGGCTGCGCTCCAGGTCCACCCGCATCCCGGGCAGCCCCACCCACGAGAAGGCGCTGCTGATGAAGTTGACCGGGTGGTCAAGGTCCGTGAATTGGTAGAAGCCCTTGTACAGCCAGGGGGCGTACCGCAACTCGAAGGCATAGAGATCCACGGTCAGGCGCCGCTCAACCGGCCCCAGATACGTCACCGCGTCGCCTTGATGGTCCTCGAAGGCCACCCCCCGAGCCTGGAGTGCCTGCTGCACCGCGAGCTGCGCCTGGTGATGCCCCGACCCGATAGAGGCCGAGACGAACAGCGTCCGCAGGGGAGCCGCCTGCCCGCCTGTATCCTCCCTCACGCCCGCCTCAGCAGCCACAGTCCGGCTCCCGCAAAGACCACGTTCGCCAGCCAGACGCCGACCTCGGGGAGACCCGGCAGCGCTCCCGACAACGTCAGCCCCACGAAGAAGACGAGGTAATACGCGACCGCGATCATGAGCGCGATGCCCAGCGAAACCCCCAATGTCCGCCCGTACCGCAGCGCGAAGGGCAGCGCGGCAAGGGCCAGCACCAGATTGCCGAAGGGGAGCGCCAGCTTGCGGTTCAGATTGACCCGGGCGTCCTGCCGCTCGCTGGCCTCCACCGCCGGATCGTTCAGCTTGCCCACGAGCTCCGGCCACCCCTCACTGTCCGCCCCGATGGCGTCGGCATACTGCGCGAGGGTCTGCTTGCGAGAGAGGCCGGTGTCAAGGTTCAGGGTGCTGGAGCTGTCCTCGGGAATCACCACGTTGGGAAAGACCTCCTGCACGGCCGAGAGGAAGGCGGCGGGATTATCCCGCACCCCGGCGAGCTGGGCGGCGGCGGCGTAGTCCACCGTGTACACCTGGTACCCCCGCAACGTGAGCTGGTTGTTCTCGAACGTCCCGCGGTCCGCGAAGATCACCGTCGCCCGCCTCGGATTGTCCGCCGCCCAACGCTCCACTCGCACGCTCCGGAGTTCGCGGGAAGGAGCGTGGTACCCCCCCAGCGACAGGGTGAGGTTCCCCCCCAGGTCCACTGTCTTCCCAACGAGCTGCGAGAGCCCCGCTCCCGTCAGCACGTCCCAATACAGGCCGCGCGTCTCCACGTTCGCGCGGGGGGCGACCCACAGGCTCAACCACACGGCGAGGGCCGTCACGAGCGCCGCGACCACCGCCACGGGCCGCGCCACCTGCCCCAGCCTCACCCCACCGGATTGAACCGCCACGAGTTCGCGCTCGGTGGCGAGGCGACCGAAGGCCACCACCGTCATCAGCACGACCGCCATCGGCAGCACCTTCACCAGCGTGTCGGGCACCTGATACCCGATCCACTGCCCGATCAGACTGACCGGCACCCCCCGCAGCCACTGGCTGGAGATGAAGAAGTACCCGAAGCTGAGGATCGCGGTGAAGAGCAGCGTCCCCGCGACGAGGGGCGGCAGCAGTTCCCGGGTGACGTAACGGGTGAGGCGGGTCAACGGAAGAATCCTCCACAGGGGGAGGTGGGTTGCAGGGGGTGAGGCGTAGAATCCTCGCCGTCTTTGCCCCACGATCCACACCCCACACCCCAGGGCCTCATCCCTTCGCCACCGCGAACAGGATGGTCGCCTCCGCCGCCACTTGCCCCTCCACCTCGGCGCGGCAGGTCGTCTTGCCCAGACCCCGGCGCAGGAACTCCAGTTTCGCGTACAGGTGGAGCTGGTCGCCCGGGATCACCTTGCGCTTGATGCGGACTCCCTCTACGCCCGCGAGGTAGCCCACTGTGCCCGGCTCGATCTGCTCGTGCAGGCAGAACATGCTCGTCTGCGCCAGCGCCTCGATGATCAGCACGCCCGGCATCACGGGCTCCTGCGGGAAGTGCCCGGGGAAGAAGGGCTCGTTCACCGTCACGTTCTTCAGCGCGTGGACCTCGCCGCCCCCCGCGCTGAGCACGCGGTCGACGAGCACGAAGGGAAAACGGTGCGGCAGAATTTTCAGCACGTCCTGGATGAGCATGGGTTCCATAGGGGCAGACACTCCTTGCGGTGGGAGGAGGGACCGGGTGGCCTGGACACGTCTCCTCGCGGCAAAACGCCCCAAGGGTAGCACGGGTCACCCTGGCGCCCGGAACTGTTCAGGCGCGCGGTTTGAGGAAGGCGACCAGCCCCGCCAGCACG
It encodes the following:
- a CDS encoding class I SAM-dependent methyltransferase, producing the protein MNYDDFADLYDHQYDIYRDDLHFYAGVAERAGGPVLEVGAGTGRVTAFLARRGVRVVGLEPSARMIERGRARARESGLTLEFVQGEAGTFRLEERFPLIIAPFNSLMHLYTPGEQLAALENLRAHLEPGGQFMFDLYVPRYGEMNTLRHEGETFHAPDGSRTDVFLVQRHDRVRQHVTTEYYADTTAPDGTLRRRHYTLTQRYYTRFEMEWLLRCAGFEPPRVTGSFQGGPLTETSDVMVFQTRAG
- a CDS encoding phosphotransferase-like protein; protein product: MIVVNGTSSAGKSTFCRTLQSWLEEPYLLLGYDLLWMTMPLRYFPFQTQEKEGAWYETADGAAPPVTGLGLGPVGQQVVSGLHHAVAGLLTSGNNVLVDVLFLERSWVEEAARLWQPFHPLLITLKPPLEACEAWEAEREATRAGRPRGLARWAYDKVYAHGEGDLVIDPSSSSPEEWAGDVLEWLRQDRPRKGLQVKTLPV
- a CDS encoding polysaccharide deacetylase family protein → MRRRGWVALALLGYVGLPYLLAQRLGLGVIREGRQTRKALALTFDDGPDPETTPAVLDALREVGGRATFFVLAHRAEAHPDLIGRMLAEGHEVEAHADRHLHAWIRTPWGTFFDPLRAARRISAVTGRPTRLHRPPHGAYTLATLLGQRAAGVTGAHWDIEGRDWHPASTPESVRQRVNALAHPGAVVVLHDAGPGARITVPMLPGLLEDLRGRGHALVPLGELDGARPLTLRDLPRRLMGSLDQVFDRLGNTRPAGGHADNLFRVGPVRFPLEGVTLADGTPIRKGTPSAEFHVNNPLLVDLGLRRSLRLAREDLRDVARDLQTRPELRDARVVFCLSALSPLLATLGFETQNLSPATTQRLRLWASVLRRAYGSASQAPEPRLSVMGRGAFVERYGAGKGRGSH
- a CDS encoding MGDG synthase family glycosyltransferase — protein: MREDTGGQAAPLRTLFVSASIGSGHHQAQLAVQQALQARGVAFEDHQGDAVTYLGPVERRLTVDLYAFELRYAPWLYKGFYQFTDLDHPVNFISSAFSWVGLPGMRVDLERSQPDVVVSSYWAPTALAGTVRRRTGQPFLNALIVTDYRVHRHWIRHEADLVMVASPETAEQMLERGLEPDRVVVTGIPIAPAFRRLMGADRRALRLQHGLDPDVPLILISGGGTGTFRGLGTVLAELSNLGQRVQVLVLAGADGHGVERVGGATIHHLGFTTDFPELLAASDLVVGKAGGLTVAEATTLGIPLVVHEPIPGQEEYNADLLVRHGAAMWARERRDVRGAVLRALDPDERARMGCAARRLGMPDAADRVVAALLQRLGRE
- a CDS encoding LptF/LptG family permease is translated as MTRLTRYVTRELLPPLVAGTLLFTAILSFGYFFISSQWLRGVPVSLIGQWIGYQVPDTLVKVLPMAVVLMTVVAFGRLATERELVAVQSGGVRLGQVARPVAVVAALVTALAVWLSLWVAPRANVETRGLYWDVLTGAGLSQLVGKTVDLGGNLTLSLGGYHAPSRELRSVRVERWAADNPRRATVIFADRGTFENNQLTLRGYQVYTVDYAAAAQLAGVRDNPAAFLSAVQEVFPNVVIPEDSSSTLNLDTGLSRKQTLAQYADAIGADSEGWPELVGKLNDPAVEASERQDARVNLNRKLALPFGNLVLALAALPFALRYGRTLGVSLGIALMIAVAYYLVFFVGLTLSGALPGLPEVGVWLANVVFAGAGLWLLRRA
- the fabZ gene encoding 3-hydroxyacyl-ACP dehydratase FabZ, encoding MEPMLIQDVLKILPHRFPFVLVDRVLSAGGGEVHALKNVTVNEPFFPGHFPQEPVMPGVLIIEALAQTSMFCLHEQIEPGTVGYLAGVEGVRIKRKVIPGDQLHLYAKLEFLRRGLGKTTCRAEVEGQVAAEATILFAVAKG